The Brumimicrobium sp. genomic interval AAAAGCATCTCCTACCACACCATAATCAGCTGCTTTAAAGAAAGGAGCTTCTTTATCTGTGTTAATTACCACAATCGTTTTTGAGCCGTTTACACCAGCTAAATGTTGGATAGCCCCAGAAATTCCGATTGCAATATATAAGTTAGGACGAATTGCGACCCCTGTTTGTCCCACGTGTTCGTGATGAGGTCTCCAATCAGCGTCAGCTACCGGGCGAGAACAAGCCGTTGCAGCACCTAATGCTTTAGCTAAATCTTCAATCATTCCCCAGTTCTCAGGACCTTTTAAACCACGACCAGCAGAAACTACTAATTCAGCTTCAGGAAGTGGGATATCTCCTTCTGGACGATTGATTCCTTTAACTCTTACACGAGTGTCTCCCGCATTGCCATTAAATTCTTCAATAGACGCCGAGCCACCTACTTCTTCTACTGGAATTGAATTTGGAAGAAGAGAAATAATTTTTTTTGAAGTATTGGCTTTAACAAAAGCAAATGCTTTTCCTGAGAATACATTTACAGGGACAGTTCCATCACCTTGAGGAACACCTGTTGCGCTAGAAATTAGTCCCGCATTCATCTTTACTGATAAACGAGGAGCTACTGCTTTCCCAACTAAATCATCTGAAAAAACAACTGTTTCAGCACCTACTTTTTCAGCAGCTGTTGCTACCATTCTAGTAATTTGTTGTTCATCTGTCCCATCAAAAGAACGGTCAACTAATACTTTACTGGCACCATATTTTCCTAAATCAGCTAAA includes:
- a CDS encoding electron transfer flavoprotein subunit alpha/FixB family protein codes for the protein MSILVYINSNGNKIAKNSFEAVTYAKKLGDVTAVTNGKADNAILADLGKYGASKVLVDRSFDGTDEQQITRMVATAAEKVGAETVVFSDDLVGKAVAPRLSVKMNAGLISSATGVPQGDGTVPVNVFSGKAFAFVKANTSKKIISLLPNSIPVEEVGGSASIEEFNGNAGDTRVRVKGINRPEGDIPLPEAELVVSAGRGLKGPENWGMIEDLAKALGAATACSRPVADADWRPHHEHVGQTGVAIRPNLYIAIGISGAIQHLAGVNGSKTIVVINTDKEAPFFKAADYGVVGDAFEVVPKLVEAVKKFKASN